Within the Cryptococcus neoformans var. neoformans B-3501A chromosome 1, whole genome shotgun sequence genome, the region GGATAAACATGAACCTTTATCACCCCATCCCATGCCGGAATCGAGGTTCGACTAGAAAGAATGAGCCTGACAAGCCATATGTGAGGTTTCAGTGGCTTAACTGCAAGGGATTCCGGACCCACTGCGGTCGTTCAGCAGAAGAAACCCCGGTTGACAATAAGAAGACGGATCTTGAGCCTTACCAGAAATGGAATACCTCAAACAACAACTACGTGCTGCCATCTCTGTAGTCCGGCAAGATCCCGTTTAAACTGCTGACACCGACTGCTGTGAATGGTCGAGTGGGTATGGTATCTTAGCTAGAGATGTTCTGGGCTGATTGTCTTTAGATGATGAAAATCAAGGCAACATTTAATGCAGCAAATACCTTCAGCGCGCGAAGACCTGAGAAGACATCACCTCCGACTTTATCGTCAAACTACCTTTATTGCCGGCTTGTAACGCGATGCTTGCCTTCGTTGACCGCCTCACCAAGTGCGCCCATTTCATTTCCACTACCTCTCATTGTAGCGCGGAAGAGAGGTATCTAAGATCATGGGAGGGGAACCCACAGTTGGAATGGTTAGTGATTCTTTCATTCAAACATATCAAGACAACTCATTTTCTGACTCTTTTATCACTCAAGATAAACTTCTGGAAACCTGCAAGTATTATCACATATTATACCCAGCTCTCCATGATAAAACTGGCGATTTTTTTTAGTTGGGAATCCCACACATGGCATATATGGGCCCAACTCAGTTTCCAACTGTACTCTTTCGCCCTTTTTGAATCGGAACAGATCGCCGCCATGTCCCTTGAATCACCTACTCCAATCGAAAGTACTCAGTGGCTCATGGGTCAATGACGCCGATATTTTGGAGGCACTGGCAGAAGTACACAGAAATCAGCGGTCTTGAAAGGCTGTCATTGATATTCACTGCACGAGAGATGAGATCTAGACGAGGCTGCAGAACGTGGTTAGATACCGACCAGGTCTGGGGAACGAGCGAgttggggaagatgagacgACGAGGCTCTTTGCTTATTTATATAGCAGGGATGTTGCATAGCGGGGCCCGTGAAAATGAATTCTCGTAGTAAGACCCAAAAATACCTACGGTACATTCATTCCACCTGCATTTTGACCACCTTCATCTCTATCCCAGgtacatcttcttctactcCCATAATCTGTTGTAGAACTGCTCGGTCAACaatttcttcatcgtcaaatACTTTTTGGCATATTGTTAGTACAAAACTGTGTAACAGAACGGTTACCAATCATACGCACGTCAAAAGCGCTGCCTAACGCCCTTTAGTAGTATAGACATCCGAAGATACTCCGAATTACGTAGGTTCgaagcaaagaaaaaaaatcgaCATGCAaaatatatatagatcACAACTGCcactgctgttgctgctctTTGAACTCGGCGCTAACTTCGTTGAAGACTTTATGCACAAGTACATTTTCGTTCTCTAATCACtgctcttttcttctctctgctCTGCTCACTTGCCCAGCGCTCATGTCAGTGCCGTATCTATCTATGCTGCCGGTCCCGGTCTCCAGTATTTTATCCTTGGCCTCAATCAGGTACTGAAATTTGATTTTGATGGACATGTGGAACGTGCCTGTTTTTTTGCTTGTTGTGTTTTGCGGATTTGACGGACGCTGTTTGACGCATTGATGTCAGCGCTTGTTTGGACTTCCTACAGGACTCGCGCAGCTGTAACAACAGCATAAGTAATCGTGTATATAGACAGTACCGGCAGCCCCTTCTTTGTCAAAGCATAGTATCAGACGCACGTGGTTGGCACTTGGCAGCAGTGCAttaccaaaaaaaaattgaaGGCTTGGTTTCCTTAAATTACATGGCTACCGCGCATGCTTTCAGTAAAAATCCGCAGGGTGCAACGGGCGGCAGACGAAGGCTAAATAATAGGGATTCAGTCGGAAGACGCGACGCGTCAGGCGTCAGTGTCCTGAAAGCACCGCCCCCCGGTCCCCGCGTTACAGTCTACAACACAAATTATCCGTCTGCGTACAGAGAACATTGATCTTGTATAACTGCGACTGTAGTACGTACATATGCTAGCCAGCGGATATGATAAGATGTCTACAGTGCGGTGCATGCATGCGTATTGATAGGCGCTCTTTGTCTTATCTCTGACGATGGTGTGAAGAACGAATCGGCGCAGCAAATTTACTTAATAATGAAACGACCCTATAAATTGCCGCTCTCACAAACAGCACCAACGAAATACACAAAAAGCAACTCGCGTGTCGCGTAAGTGATCGCGTCGCCCCTGGCCCACCGAATTTCGCTCAAATCAAAATCTCAAATAATGCAGTTCGTGCCCTGCTCCCTGGGCTGGACCGGACGCGCTCGATGACTGAGACGGTATCTGCTCAATTTTTTACCTATCAGCTTGCAGTCCCCGATCTACTGCTGCGTGATTGTGCTCGATCCCCGTTAGATGGAAGAAATCACAAGAAAAGAAATTACGCGGTCCCTTGCCCACTTTCATATATAATCCACACTGGCTATTAttcttcaccctcttctttcctacCCTTCTCTTGTCTCCATAACAGCCATATATTGTCCGACGACATACGCTCTTTGCTTAACTATTTCCAACTCCTTTTAATCCGTTCCAGGCAAAAAATACATCAGTCGACATGTTTGCTCGtgccttcatcctcctcaccgCCGTCGCTAGTGTCCTCGCCGACTTGACCGTGTCCTCCCCCGCCACTCTCATCGAATGCCAGCCGGCCCTTCTCTCTTGGTCCGGTGGTACCGGTAGGTCAATTTTCTGCGCGTGAGCGGATAAATCGCCATTGGCCCCCGGAGACGCGTAGTATGAAGATTGGTTGACCAACGTTGCTCTTATTAGCTCCTTATTACCTTGCCATTATCCCCGGTGGTGAGGCCTCTGCCGCCTCCTTGAAGGATTTCGGAGAGCAGTCTGGCACCTCTCTTACTTGGACTGTTGACATTGCCTCTGGCAATTCTGTGTCTCTTAAGGTTACAGACAGCACTGGTACCATCAACTACAGTAGCCCAGTCACCATCCGTGAGTCCGTACCCTACTCCGCACAGTACCAAGCTAATGCATATGTCAGAGGCTGGCTCTAGCAGCTCTTGTGTTTCTACTTCTACTGCCGCCACAGGTTCCACTGAGTCCACGGAGTGAGTATCCGACTTGCATTCAATGTCGGCAAGTGAGCTAATCAACTGAATTTGTCCtagctcctcttcttctgccagCACCGCCGATGCCGCCGcgtcgtcctcctcttccgacTCTACTTCCGCTTCCAGCGCCGcctctgctgccgcttccacgacttctgcttctgctaGCGCTTCTACCAGCGCCTCTTCTGACTCTGGCGCCAAGGGTTTCGCCTCCGTCTCCCTCATTGCCACTGCTCTCTTTGCTGTGACCGCCGGTGCCATTGCTCTCTGGTAAACAGCTGGAGAAAGTTCAGTTGTCCTTTCGCTTTCGACTCAATATTTAGCTTTATGTTCTACTCATAGATCTCACTTTGTGACGGATTTAGATACGAAGATTCATCCTAACGCCTGATATGTCTATATACGACGCTCTTTCATGCATTCGTTCAGCCCGTTTTCTATGAGTCTTCCAAGGGATTATTCTGTTGATATCTTTAACAGCCTCTCATTCGGACGTCTCATCTCCAAGCCTTTGGCAAAGAAAAGTTTTATTCTATGCCAGAATGCTGTCAACAAAAGTAGAGACAGACTAACGGCTCTATTCGCTGTCTGTTCCTCACTTTAGTCTGCGTGAATGTGACTGCGATCAGTCTACGTGTCATCTACAACAGCCAGATTTCTTCTTACATTTTGCTTCTATCTTGCTTGCCAAATGTCAGCATTCCCAGCTTTGCTGTTGGTATTGATGCTTCGGATGTCCGCCCTTTTCTAGAGAAAGCAGTGTCAAAGCCCTCCAACTCCCTAGTTCCATCGACCTCCAGTTCAATAACCTCGTTCTCGTCTACCTCCTTGTTACTATACAAATACCAGTTATTACCAGTACAAGGGTCCATCACATCAAGTTCCTGAAGCATTTCTTTGTCACCGCAGGAGCAAAGGACGCCATATTGGATCTGCGTATAAGCGGCAACTTCGGTAGGTGAGCAGCGAGAAAAGCAGGCTCCAGGAGATGGAACttgatggaggatggaagtgGGCGTAAAAAACTTGGAACACCCGAGAGATGTGAAAGAAGACTCTTTCAGTAGCTAGGGTCGATGTTCAGTGTAACAGTAGTTTGTTTCGTTTTCACTTGGGATCAACTCACGAAAATGGTGTCTGGTGTAGGTGAACCAAACACcccaggaaggaggaaggagaaagtaATAAACGAGCAGAAAACAAAGgccaacaacaacatcgTATAAGAAAACTGCAGGCTAGGCCAAATGCTTGTTATGAATAGACGATGAAATTTATATTGGAGACTGTCGCTGGCGAGACGAAACTATCCGTCAACAAGTCATCACATTGTCGGCGGTCATGTCACCTCGACAATTACTATAATCAGCGTGGGACCAGCATCTCTCCCAAACCTCAAATGCAGTTGAATGCGGTCGACAGTAAAACAGTTGGCCACTACTGATGAGTCTAACCTTCTTACTACAATTGTGGTTAGGTTTGAAACCTTACTAATTTTGCTTTGTTCGACGGAGGGACAAAGAGATCCGCCGCGTTGGGTAAAAGAgaaccttcttcttttcttaCTTTCCCAAATTTTGAGAGTTAATCCAATTAGATTATAAAAGTGAATGCATAAATAAAGGATTTTTTACAACGAAAGTAAAGCTGCAGACATGCCTTTATTTTCATGCACTTTTTAGTAGCATGACAATCAATTGCAAGAGTAAAGAGTAAAGAAGGAGATCAATCTTTTCCTTATCTGTCATAATCTGTCGTAAGTTGTTAATGAACAACCCATTTTGTCTTCCAATCCATACAATACGAGTACAACAGGCAATTGTTTGCCCTTCGCTGCCGGTCATCTCCATACAGATATCAATAGTAGCCTTTTGGTTGAATGTACATGTGCAAATACAATATTGTAATATTAAGGCGGGTAACTGACGATAACAAAATCAATAGAATGCCGCGGCCTTTCATGTCGCCTGAGTGCTGAGATAACATACTGGACTCAGCTGTAGAAGCCAGAAGAAACACGCTCATTATCTTTCAATCCAACATCATATCTGAAGCTTCTCCCTGCACATAGCGTTGCTTTCTCCGATAaccatccccttcctcgtctCTGTAATGAATTGTATTAGCGACCAGTGACCACTGGTACATTTCAGGAGACAAGAGGAcctactcttcttccacctgTCGTTTACTTGTTGTAGTCTCTCTTTTCGCTGCAGTCTCCACCATTTTTTGTGCCATGTAGATAGGTTCGTACTCTTTGAACTGGTTCTGGAACTATGCACCCAAACTATCAGATTCTCATCCATCGGAGATAATTCAATCGCTCACACTCATTGTGCTGACACAATACCGTTTATTCTGGACATGTGCAAGAGCATGCTCGGCCGTCCAATTGAATTTCCACATGAGATATCCGACAACAATAGCAGGCGAGAGAGCAATTCCCCCTTCGTTCATCATGTTTTTAGCAGCTACTAATGGGAATAACAGGTATCTTTGCTTACCGTTACAATGTGCGAGAACAGTCCCACCCGTGGAAAGTGCCTCCTCCACAAAATCTCTGCAGGTAGGGAAAATGGTGATCAAATTTTGATCCTGCGTAACACACAAAAAACATACTGTCAGCGTAGATTAACAAGGAATTTGTCCGCATACAGGATGGTCACTGATGTCGAGTGTCATGTATTTAAACTCTTCCGGAAATCTTGGAAATATTAATCTGGCTTCCTTCTGGTCTCGAATACAAAGCCTACATCACACCAATGTATTAGTTCAATATGGCGCTAGAACCACAAAAGATGGGCCCAAGGCAGAATGATACTGACACATGCGTTATTCCCATCTGTTTCATCTTGTTTGAGTTCAAAGATGCTTGAAATGGCCCCAAATATAAGCCAGGTATTATAAGTTGCGCTTCCCGTCGCATCTCATACCTATTTCTCTCGTTAAATAACCTTCCGCCTTGTCTTCAAACATCCATGGACATGTGTCACTCACTTCCATTCGCTATTCCCATTGATGATAGATGAGTTGTTCATCGGCGGAGGTGGGGCGCCATTATGCTCTGGAAGACCATTGGGCATCCAAGTGGATGTATTAAATGAGCTTGCGGCAATGTGATCCATGGAAACAGTAGAAAATTTTGCGGCCTTCTATTCTAAGTTCGGCTTCGCTGCTGGTTCGGAGGAACAATATGATGCGCGATGGCGAATAGTGTAGATCACTGCAAGTACAGCGCAACTGTCGGGCACGAGAAGAGAATCCGAGGTGTTTTAAAGAAGTAAGATGTGGAGGGGATAAGATAGTACCCTAGTGATTAACGGGTGCGATACTGTGACAATGAGAGAAGAtaaagatgatgttgaatATGTATAGGTTTCATGATGTGCGTGGTTGTAATTATTAATAACGTGCAGATCATGATATCCGCGCCGGCGGCCGTTGTTTCGTCTGGCTTTCTTTGGCGCCTCAAGAGATCACGCACGCTTGCATCAAAGCATGCATATATAGTAGTACGTACTTGCTATCCTACATATGTTTACATATTGGTGCAATGGTGGAGGCAACGTCAATTGGCATCTGCGTGATGTCCTTCTACAATACTAATCTATGGAAGCCAATTGTCTAATCCACTATATCTAAACACCAGAGTACGTATTATCAGTGGTCTTGCACTTGTTGTAATCCAAATGACGGCCCCACCAAGCCATGCCGTGGCACTGAACCATCTCCTACTGCGTACAACAGCTTCCGAGATACTTTGTTCGTTGGACAGAAATATATAACACATACGGTACTGTAGCGTGGGTAACTGTTACTAATAAGATTGCTAACAATCCCAGATGATAGAGGTTTACTATTATCCGTTTATTGAGGGTTACTACTCATGATCTGCTACCTCCACTATCATCGTTCACCGCTCGTCCACGGCACGGACATAGACAGATTATGTTCGAGCACGATTGGCCGTAGGAGGAGGGCAATGATGATACAAACGGCATGTCTGATACGACAGCAATAATATCAAGGGAAGTAGTTTGTCATTCGAAGAGCGGGAGAAATTTGGCTGATAATAATCAGTTTCATTAAATGTGATGTCTACTGAACCGCTTTCACAACATGAATAACGTCACATCCCTCACGAATATCCGAAGTATACACCATGAACACtatctccctcctccgccaAAGCCTCGTTTAATACCTTCGCTAGCCTCAGACCCGCCATAGCTATCATTTTCTCCAAAATCTTTTGCCTTCCAATTTCTCCCAGATACTCATCAGTGTCGAGTTCTATCAATGGTTCGTTTGGCTGGCCGGTGTATTTACTGGGCCAAACGATGTCACAGTTGAGTTGATGAATGGGACTGATCCAGTGATAggggcaagaaggaaaagtcATATTAACTTCCTTGACTGCAAGAATCTTTGGAGTGAGGGCTAAAGTCTGATCTTCGAAATTTGCTGTTTCAATCACAGGAAGCGCAAAAGAAAGCTCGGCCAGCTCCGAAAGTCGAccgggaagaagggatagaGCAAATGATGCAGCTGAGCGGAAATGATCTTTGATGATAGTTGACGCAGAAGGCGGAATAGAGTTCTGAGAGGAATGAGGATAGGGATCGCCTGTGGCCGGACAGGAAATCCATGAATCGACTTCATCGCGCCACCAAAGGCGGATTCCCTCCCATACGATCCAGCGAACGTATGGGTCGAAGATTGCCCCTGGGAGACACCTTTCAATATGTTTTCTACAGAGACGTAATTCTTATTATCAGACGCTGGATCCATGTGGTAAAAATTCAACTAGTATCTCACGATGGTAAGGGAGAGGTGTAGTTTGACAATTCGCGGATGTTCTTGGTGATGATTCCTGAATCCCACACAGAATGCAAGCTGAACATCCATTAGCTCAAAGACACAATGACTAGAAGAATTCTGTACTTacttcctttctcttccttcaaatAAGAACTTGGCTATAAATCAGACGAATCAGCTCACATGCCTACGTGCCCATCTTTTCATACATAACACACCTCCGTTTCCGCCCTTATCCCTTCCTGCGAGATGTAACGGTTGGTGAGAGTCTCCAATGAAATGAACCAAAAATCGCAATGGAATATCCACGTCTTTTCCGCCCTTCCCGTCCATTATGAGCCTAGTGAAATTTTGGATAGCTGTAATCACATTGACATCTTCGTTCTGCCATCCATGCTGACCAAATTCGCAGTGGTCCTGGGGATGATCGTTTCTTGCTGTATGTAAACAATCAGTATGTACCTTAATTATTAGGGTACATACACACCATTGATATAATGCATAGGAGCTGTTCCACGATACCTGTTCCGCACAATGTCGGCCCAAGCAGCTACCGGTGCTAGGTGACAGTTGGCTTCCTCGGGAAGAATACTGCATAACTTTGCCCTTGTCGATGGGAAAAGATGTATTTGTGCTATGGTTGCAACCATCTCATGGCCTGGAATCGGTCATTACCAGTTAATAACCAGCAGACACCAAGCATAATTCAGGAACACCTACCAGCTGCGCCCCAGGATAGGGCTGAAGGAAGGGCGGAGGCAACTACCACGGCCAATGGCAGAAGCTTCATGATGACAGTGATTACTTGCGACCTGTAGAATTTGAGTATAGCGCAGCGCCTAGTATTATTGACAGTTGGTGGATTGCGACAGATTATGAAGAGTAAGGATGGGAGTTTTCAGACTATCGAGGATAGCAACCTGACGTATGACGGTGGGCACAGGTATATCAGTAGATAAAAGTGTGGGTGTTCTCAATATAACGTAGTATCTGGATGGTTAATGTACTTGGGTAGGATGAATTGCAGGACAGATCCATCACTCATCGTATCATTCGTtgtccagcttcttctgctgtGCTCGCCATCGTCATATTATCCGCCTCCTTCCCCGCCGACGTCCCCGGAGGCGGCGGTCGCCGTCGTGGTCGTTCCTAGGGCTGACGTGTCATTGAAAACCCTTTGTGCGATACTAGTTACGTAACGTAAAAGCATTTCTATCAAACGGTGCGCGACCGGGAGGCCAAAGTCTCGGCGAGGGCTTCAGTGTTTGGTCATTATTTCCGCTTTCGATTTCGCTCTGATAGTAATAAAACTTTAATTTCTCttatcatcttcttgccagTGCTCCTCCTGGCTTTCCAACATGTCGACAACTGCTGTAGAAACCGTCACCACCTCTCCCGCGACTCTCACCACTGCCGTCAATGATATTAATCTCGATTCgtatgatgaagagcaagTAAGACTTATGGAGGAGAGGTGCATTCTTGTCACTCCCGAGGACAAGGTTTATGGCGAAGGAAGTAAAAAAGTCTGTAagtgaaaaaaaagaagatagcTAGCTAGGGTAAGCTTTGCTTATTCTCTTCTCGGTAGGTCACCTCATGTCTAACATCAACACtggtcttcttcatcgtgCTTTTTCCGTTTTCCTTTTCCGCCCCGCCGATGGccgtctcctccttcaaaaACGTGCCGACGAAAAGATAACTTTCCCCAGCATGTGGACCAATACTTGCTGTTCTCATCCGTTGAGTATCAAAGCTGAACTTGTGGAAGAGCACCAGGCAGGTGCGTTGGCCATTTTGTCTATAGAGATTGAACTGACTTCGTTGCAGGCGTGAAAGCCGCCGCCATTAGAAAACTTCCTCAAGAGCTGGGAATACCAGAGAGTCAACTTAAGCCTGAGgacttccatttcctcaCTCGGATACACTATCTGGCGCCTAGTAGTGGCGTCTGGGGAGAGCACGAGAGTGAGTAAATCATTGTACCAAGGCTGCGTCAATTGCCTACTAACCGAGACGCAAGTCGACTACATTCTGTTCTCTACCCTCAACGTGGACCTTGACCTCAACCCCAACGAGGTCAGTGATGCCAAATATGTTTCAAAATCTGAACTTGAGGCCATGTTCACCGATCCTTGTGAGTGCCTTCATTCCTCAGCAGCCCCCAGTTGCTAACATTTATCTGCTCATCTGCAGCCAATTCATTCACCCCGTGGTTCAAGCTTATTGCTCGAgaccttcttttcccttggTGGGATGAGATGCTTGCCAAGTCTAGATCGGCCGGGTGGGACGAGGAGAGCGGAGTTGGAGAGGTTCGAGCGGACGTACTGGCTAACGGACCGAAAATAAATGAGCTCATTCGGATGATCTGAGTTCTGTCATAGTTAAAGAGAGCAGCATTGATCTTT harbors:
- a CDS encoding hypothetical protein (Match to ESTs gb|CF194462.1|CF194462, gb|CF191707.1|CF191707, gb|CF190179.1|CF190179; Similar to gi|46099686|gb|EAK84919.1| hypothetical protein UM03977.1 [Ustilago maydis 521], FASTA scores: opt: 431, E(): 1e-14, (38.889% identity (79.798% similar) in 198 aa overlap (11-197:13-210))), with translation MFARAFILLTAVASVLADLTVSSPATLIECQPALLSWSGGTAPYYLAIIPGGEASAASLKDFGEQSGTSLTWTVDIASGNSVSLKVTDSTGTINYSSPVTIQAGSSSSCVSTSTAATGSTESTDSSSSASTADAAASSSSSDSTSASSAASAAASTTSASASASTSASSDSGAKGFASVSLIATALFAVTAGAIALW
- a CDS encoding hypothetical protein (Similar to gi|20873602|ref|XP_127679.1| RIKEN cDNA 0610039A20 [Mus musculus], FASTA scores: opt: 348, E(): 1.4e-16, (38.312% identity (70.779% similar) in 154 aa overlap (30-171:61-214)); HMMPfam hit to DSPc, Dual specificity phosphatase, catalytic domain, score: 36.9, E(): 5.8e-08) codes for the protein MPNGLPEHNGAPPPPMNNSSIINGNSEWKLCIRDQKEARLIFPRFPEEFKYMTLDISDHPDQNLITIFPTCRDFVEEALSTGGTVLAHCNGGIALSPAIVVGYLMWKFNWTAEHALAHVQNKRYCVSTMSFQNQFKEYEPIYMAQKMVETAAKRETTTSKRQVEEEDEEGDGYRRKQRYVQGEASDMMLD
- a CDS encoding hypothetical protein (Similar to gi|46096376|gb|EAK81609.1| hypothetical protein UM00973.1 [Ustilago maydis 521], FASTA scores: opt: 567, E(): 5.2e-31, (37.352% identity (57.920% similar) in 423 aa overlap (6-385:21-394)); HMMPfam hit to S1-P1_nuclease, S1/P1 Nuclease, score: 66.6, E(): 6.5e-17) → MKLLPLAVVVASALPSALSWGAAGHEMVATIAQIHLFPSTRAKLCSILPEEANCHLAPVAAWADIVRNRYRGTAPMHYINARNDHPQDHCEFGQHGWQNEDVNVITAIQNFTRLIMDGKGGKDVDIPLRFLVHFIGDSHQPLHLAGRDKGGNGAKFLFEGRERNLHSVWDSGIITKNIRELSNYTSPLPSKHIERCLPGAIFDPYVRWIVWEGIRLWWRDEVDSWISCPATGDPYPHSSQNSIPPSASTIIKDHFRSAASFALSLLPGRLSELAELSFALPVIETANFEDQTLALTPKILAVKEVNMTFPSCPYHWISPIHQLNCDIVWPSKYTGQPNEPLIELDTDEYLGEIGRQKILEKMIAMAGLRLAKVLNEALAEEGDSVHGVYFGYS
- a CDS encoding hypothetical protein (Similar to gi|3790386|dbj|BAA33979.1| IPP isomerase [Xanthophyllomyces dendrorhous], FASTA scores: opt: 1077, E(): 2.7e-69, (69.604% identity (85.463% similar) in 227 aa overlap (13-237:9-233)); HMMPfam hit to NUDIX, NUDIX domain, score: 67.5, E(): 3.5e-17), which translates into the protein MSTTAVETVTTSPATLTTAVNDINLDSYDEEQVRLMEERCILVTPEDKVYGEGSKKVCHLMSNINTGLLHRAFSVFLFRPADGRLLLQKRADEKITFPSMWTNTCCSHPLSIKAELVEEHQAGVKAAAIRKLPQELGIPESQLKPEDFHFLTRIHYLAPSSGVWGEHEIDYILFSTLNVDLDLNPNEVSDAKYVSKSELEAMFTDPSNSFTPWFKLIARDLLFPWWDEMLAKSRSAGWDEESGVGEVRADVLANGPKINELIRMI